A single window of Desulfovibrio sp. G11 DNA harbors:
- a CDS encoding DUF4942 domain-containing protein, which translates to MMFNSAFYPTPADVAAQMLDGIDLDGRTILEPSAGKGDLCDAIINKHFWRCPETARHKMHCCEIEPELQATLRGKGYTLVGTDFLNFQPNARYNLIVMNPPFRNGEKHLLHAWDILYEGDLVCLLNADSMRNAQVERIVEQYGAVIELGRCFENAFRETSVNVAMVRLHKKAKPIEFEVFGGTEDQDKASFSDGGFSSQVAARDTIGNLVTMFDRAREIYARMLPLAAELKFYAEQLAPKHDVQWHKAAQESVFTAEQDAAYNSFVDSLKTDAWQKVFEMTGARNLMSAKVKADFDKQKAEMLRMAFSKENISGAVFALLENGPEILRRCVLEAFELMTSFDKKNKIHAEGWKTNDAWRVNRKVIVPVAVYESFSFWETRGFVGYQYQDKLDDIDRAMAYLEGRKLEDVLTIRQALKDFANPLKPGARDTSEYSRDRTTNPEWTGQKFCSEYFELVGYKKGTLHMTFRDSSLWERFNIEAAKGKNWLPDDYKAREKENRTRNRNADKFGLPLAI; encoded by the coding sequence ATGATGTTTAATTCAGCCTTTTACCCAACGCCCGCAGATGTTGCCGCGCAGATGTTGGATGGCATTGATCTGGACGGCAGAACCATCCTTGAACCGAGCGCAGGAAAAGGCGATCTGTGCGATGCCATAATCAATAAGCATTTTTGGCGTTGCCCTGAAACGGCTCGTCACAAAATGCACTGCTGTGAGATTGAACCTGAACTTCAAGCTACCCTGCGCGGTAAGGGTTATACCCTGGTCGGCACCGACTTTCTGAATTTCCAGCCCAACGCCCGCTATAACCTGATCGTTATGAACCCGCCGTTTCGGAACGGCGAGAAACACCTGCTCCATGCCTGGGACATTCTGTATGAGGGCGATCTTGTCTGCCTGCTCAATGCGGACTCCATGCGGAACGCGCAGGTTGAGCGCATTGTCGAACAGTACGGCGCGGTGATTGAGCTTGGCCGCTGTTTTGAAAATGCTTTCCGAGAAACGTCCGTCAATGTCGCAATGGTGCGGCTGCACAAAAAAGCGAAACCCATTGAGTTTGAAGTTTTTGGCGGCACGGAGGATCAGGACAAGGCTTCTTTTTCCGATGGTGGGTTTTCAAGCCAGGTAGCTGCCCGTGACACCATAGGCAATCTCGTCACGATGTTTGACCGAGCGCGGGAGATATACGCCCGCATGCTTCCCTTGGCTGCGGAACTAAAATTTTACGCAGAGCAGCTTGCGCCAAAGCATGATGTGCAGTGGCACAAAGCGGCACAGGAGTCCGTGTTCACCGCAGAGCAGGATGCGGCATACAATTCCTTTGTTGACTCACTTAAAACGGACGCATGGCAAAAGGTCTTTGAGATGACAGGGGCGCGGAACCTTATGAGCGCCAAGGTCAAGGCCGACTTCGACAAGCAAAAGGCTGAAATGCTGCGCATGGCCTTTTCAAAAGAAAACATCTCCGGGGCTGTATTTGCGTTGCTTGAAAATGGGCCGGAGATTTTGCGCCGCTGCGTCCTTGAAGCTTTTGAGTTGATGACCAGCTTTGACAAGAAAAACAAAATCCACGCCGAAGGCTGGAAGACCAACGACGCCTGGAGGGTTAACCGCAAGGTGATCGTGCCTGTAGCGGTGTACGAAAGCTTTAGCTTTTGGGAAACGCGAGGCTTTGTCGGTTATCAGTATCAGGACAAGCTGGACGATATTGACCGCGCCATGGCGTATCTCGAAGGCCGCAAACTTGAGGACGTACTGACGATACGGCAGGCGCTCAAAGACTTCGCCAACCCCTTGAAGCCGGGGGCAAGGGACACCTCTGAATATTCTCGTGACAGAACAACCAACCCAGAATGGACGGGACAGAAATTCTGTTCCGAATATTTTGAGCTTGTCGGCTACAAAAAAGGCACCCTACACATGACCTTTCGCGATAGTTCTCTCTGGGAGCGCTTCAATATTGAGGCAGCCAAGGGCAAAAACTGGCTGCCCGACGACTATAAGGCGCGGGAGAAAGAAAACCGGACGCGCAACAGAAATGCGGATAAGTTCGGCTTGCCGCTGGCGATATAA
- a CDS encoding DUF1351 domain-containing protein: protein MALEERRMNLQSSLPTVSFDFAGLVAWAQGMTSKYDGLVVTEEQVPEIKECMAEINKAKISLDNARKETVKKLSAPLKEFEAQIKKVTTIFDDTYKALGDQVQNFVEQEREKKREVVQGIITEELDAYNGEVQPFPIPVQDKWLNKSTSLKSIREAVQEIIAQRIESDRIRRQAEQARVERASAIEQAVKAANAERGIELSVAQFMTPRNSDLGTSLDTICAEIKTAADREVTRLDAIKNAMRTARPATAVSHAIQQPAGQMAAQAAPLPSVAVGPDKTMSIIITYSTAKEQEVRAALATLKGLCTSLSARLR, encoded by the coding sequence ATGGCTCTGGAAGAACGGCGTATGAATCTACAGTCCAGTTTGCCAACGGTGAGCTTTGATTTTGCTGGCCTTGTTGCTTGGGCGCAGGGCATGACAAGCAAATATGACGGGCTTGTTGTTACCGAAGAGCAAGTGCCTGAGATCAAAGAATGCATGGCAGAAATTAACAAGGCTAAAATCAGCCTGGACAATGCCCGCAAAGAAACGGTCAAAAAACTGAGCGCCCCTCTCAAGGAGTTTGAAGCGCAGATAAAGAAAGTCACTACGATCTTTGACGATACCTACAAAGCTCTTGGTGACCAGGTGCAAAACTTTGTTGAGCAGGAGCGCGAGAAAAAGCGCGAAGTGGTACAGGGCATAATCACGGAAGAACTGGACGCATATAACGGCGAAGTTCAGCCCTTCCCCATCCCCGTACAAGACAAGTGGCTGAATAAATCCACATCATTGAAATCCATCCGCGAGGCAGTGCAGGAAATCATTGCCCAGCGCATTGAATCCGATCGGATACGACGCCAGGCAGAACAGGCAAGGGTCGAGCGGGCATCGGCCATTGAGCAAGCCGTAAAAGCGGCCAATGCTGAACGTGGCATAGAGCTTTCTGTGGCGCAGTTTATGACGCCCAGAAATAGCGATCTTGGCACCTCTCTTGATACCATATGCGCTGAAATCAAAACCGCTGCGGATCGTGAAGTGACTCGCCTGGATGCAATCAAAAATGCCATGCGAACAGCGCGTCCGGCAACAGCTGTCTCTCACGCCATACAGCAGCCTGCAGGACAGATGGCCGCACAGGCCGCACCGCTTCCAAGCGTAGCTGTAGGCCCAGACAAAACAATGTCCATCATCATTACATACAGCACTGCGAAAGAGCAGGAGGTGCGCGCCGCGTTGGCAACCCTCAAGGGGCTATGTACCTCATTAAGTGCGCGCCTCAGATAA
- a CDS encoding RecB family exonuclease, giving the protein MMNMITIRASSLPEIFDCPARWEAKYVKGMRMPRSGAAQLGTAVHAGTALFDSSRLEGNPVTVDEAAGAVADAVHKPEEDVDWGEDSPSEAEVIGISLHKRYCQEIAPKQQYVAVEAKCTELKIPDIGIALTGTTDRVTFTDNGYGIADIKTGRTAVAADGTVKTAGHAAQIAVYELMAGHALGRVIEAPAQIIGLQVAKTEKGRRAGIGTITGARELLVGDEYSPGLLQMAADMLHSGRFFGNPRSQLCNPKYCPAFNVCRWRK; this is encoded by the coding sequence ATGATGAACATGATCACTATCCGCGCATCCTCCCTGCCGGAGATTTTTGACTGTCCGGCACGTTGGGAAGCGAAATACGTCAAAGGTATGCGCATGCCCCGCAGTGGAGCCGCGCAGCTTGGCACGGCAGTGCATGCCGGAACTGCGCTGTTTGATAGCAGCCGCCTTGAAGGCAACCCCGTGACAGTGGATGAGGCCGCAGGCGCTGTGGCTGATGCCGTCCACAAACCAGAAGAAGACGTTGATTGGGGTGAAGATAGCCCCAGTGAAGCTGAGGTTATCGGCATATCGCTGCATAAAAGGTACTGCCAAGAAATCGCCCCCAAGCAGCAGTATGTGGCGGTTGAGGCCAAATGCACCGAGCTTAAAATTCCCGATATCGGTATCGCGCTCACTGGAACAACCGACCGTGTGACATTTACAGATAATGGATACGGTATTGCAGACATCAAGACCGGCCGCACGGCTGTGGCTGCTGACGGTACAGTTAAAACAGCTGGGCATGCCGCTCAGATTGCCGTGTATGAACTGATGGCCGGGCATGCATTGGGGCGTGTTATTGAGGCCCCTGCACAAATCATCGGCCTTCAGGTTGCAAAGACCGAGAAAGGCCGCCGGGCTGGCATCGGTACAATAACCGGCGCGCGTGAACTGCTTGTGGGTGATGAATACTCTCCCGGCCTGCTACAGATGGCCGCTGACATGCTGCATTCCGGACGTTTTTTCGGCAACCCTCGCTCTCAACTCTGCAATCCCAAATACTGCCCGGCTTTCAATGTGTGCCGGTGGAGGAAGTAA
- a CDS encoding DUF6948 domain-containing protein: MDINNLTIGQAKEIAAMFGGANGHQQAEGINGFCIGSTVIVRTYSAGVWCGTLVQKSGNEVVLVNARRMWRWWCKESISLSGVVRYGIDRSKSKIVAAVDSVWLEAIEIMPIDGESETSIMEADIVQAE, from the coding sequence ATGGATATCAACAACTTGACGATTGGGCAGGCCAAAGAGATTGCCGCCATGTTCGGCGGGGCCAATGGACACCAACAGGCCGAAGGCATCAATGGATTCTGCATCGGAAGCACCGTCATTGTCCGCACCTATTCTGCTGGCGTGTGGTGCGGTACGCTGGTGCAGAAGTCCGGCAACGAAGTCGTTTTGGTCAACGCCCGCCGCATGTGGCGCTGGTGGTGCAAAGAGAGCATCAGTCTGTCAGGTGTGGTGCGGTACGGCATTGACCGCAGCAAAAGCAAAATTGTAGCCGCTGTTGACAGCGTGTGGCTTGAGGCCATTGAAATCATGCCGATCGATGGCGAATCAGAAACCTCGATTATGGAGGCTGACATTGTCCAGGCTGAATAA
- a CDS encoding S24 family peptidase — MSQATGVSTANISRWRKGRTPRVGEVAPILEAMGANLMLPTSEPARDVCFVNAKVMPAGEHVRSPHAEDYIAAPLVGEVGAGPGYFAQEEVESWFLVYKNVPAIMHRRNLIAVEIGRHSTSMQPLLNPGDIVLVDRDDQDVERPGRIMLVRDPDGAGMIKRVALNKDGTDWTLQFYSDNAAKNPPMTFKLGEDYDSDIAKAVVGRVIWAWSDVRNK; from the coding sequence TTGTCACAAGCAACCGGGGTTTCCACGGCGAACATAAGCCGCTGGCGAAAAGGGCGCACTCCGCGCGTGGGCGAGGTTGCCCCTATCCTTGAAGCCATGGGCGCTAATCTTATGCTTCCAACCAGTGAGCCAGCCCGTGACGTCTGCTTCGTCAACGCCAAGGTGATGCCAGCCGGCGAGCATGTTCGTTCACCCCATGCTGAGGATTATATAGCTGCCCCTCTGGTGGGCGAGGTCGGGGCCGGGCCTGGGTATTTTGCCCAGGAAGAAGTGGAGAGCTGGTTTCTTGTCTACAAGAACGTCCCTGCCATCATGCACCGCCGCAACCTCATAGCCGTTGAAATTGGGCGACACTCCACGTCAATGCAACCTCTGCTCAATCCCGGCGACATTGTGCTTGTGGACCGGGATGATCAGGACGTAGAACGCCCAGGCCGCATCATGCTTGTGCGCGACCCTGACGGGGCAGGCATGATTAAACGCGTGGCGCTAAACAAAGACGGCACTGATTGGACTCTCCAATTCTACAGCGACAATGCCGCCAAGAATCCGCCCATGACTTTTAAGCTGGGCGAGGATTACGACAGTGATATTGCCAAGGCCGTTGTAGGCCGCGTGATCTGGGCATGGTCAGACGTGCGGAATAAGTAG
- a CDS encoding RusA family crossover junction endodeoxyribonuclease translates to MKIVIPIKPTAQMRTEVGVIKFRDGSTRGNAHKKKQQVSNENTIKAFLAQYKPAKPLSGALLLGLRVYLPLLKNKPKWFTGTAKEFRALALKGVVRPISKPDMDNLTKQIKDCMTQCEIWTDDSRVVGYLPHFGKYYSEEPRWEIEVVPFHPELYQEVR, encoded by the coding sequence GTGAAAATCGTAATTCCGATCAAGCCTACGGCTCAAATGAGGACAGAAGTAGGCGTAATCAAATTTCGTGATGGTTCAACTCGCGGCAATGCGCACAAGAAAAAACAGCAGGTTAGCAACGAAAATACAATCAAGGCATTTTTGGCGCAGTACAAGCCAGCAAAGCCGCTTTCAGGCGCTTTACTGCTCGGCCTGCGTGTGTATCTACCGCTGCTGAAGAATAAGCCGAAGTGGTTCACTGGCACGGCGAAGGAGTTTCGCGCCCTGGCGCTGAAGGGTGTTGTCCGACCTATTTCAAAGCCAGACATGGATAACCTGACGAAACAAATCAAAGACTGCATGACGCAGTGCGAAATCTGGACTGACGACTCACGTGTTGTCGGATATCTGCCCCACTTTGGCAAATACTACTCAGAAGAACCCCGATGGGAAATTGAAGTAGTACCGTTTCACCCTGAGTTGTACCAGGAAGTGAGATAG
- the nrdD gene encoding anaerobic ribonucleoside-triphosphate reductase, with protein sequence MVVVEAEPRQPRRLVGVGVGFERTRRITGYLVGDLDRFNNAKRAEERDRAKHGLGGTCGQR encoded by the coding sequence ATGGTTGTGGTCGAGGCAGAGCCGCGGCAGCCAAGAAGGCTCGTCGGCGTTGGTGTTGGTTTTGAGCGGACCCGCCGCATTACCGGCTACCTCGTTGGTGACCTGGACAGATTCAACAATGCGAAGCGGGCAGAGGAACGGGACAGGGCAAAGCATGGGTTGGGAGGGACGTGTGGGCAAAGATAA
- a CDS encoding glycoside hydrolase family 108 protein — protein MPNNFSIAHKFTAKWEGGESDHPDDGGGLTKYGVSLKFLGGLSGTQSNRDVLERMGIRLPITRQVIYDLTRNQAASLFRWQFWDKLRLSLIPLRPAVVLYDAAVNSGPAQSVKLAQRGYNRCVAYGQPLVVDGIMGPATRAAMQLADTDKALTAMLDAREAFFQTIVANNPSQQVFLRGWINRVDDLRRYVRGL, from the coding sequence GTGCCCAACAATTTCAGCATTGCACACAAATTTACTGCCAAGTGGGAGGGCGGGGAGTCCGACCATCCCGACGACGGCGGTGGGCTGACCAAGTACGGCGTCAGTCTCAAATTTCTCGGCGGCCTGTCTGGCACGCAATCAAACCGCGACGTACTGGAGCGTATGGGCATCAGACTGCCTATCACACGCCAGGTCATTTACGATCTGACCAGGAATCAGGCCGCGTCGCTGTTCCGTTGGCAGTTCTGGGACAAGCTCAGGCTCAGTCTCATTCCTCTGCGCCCTGCCGTGGTGCTCTATGACGCCGCAGTCAACAGCGGCCCCGCCCAATCCGTCAAGCTCGCCCAGCGCGGCTACAACCGCTGTGTAGCCTACGGCCAGCCTTTGGTTGTGGACGGCATCATGGGACCGGCCACCCGCGCCGCCATGCAGCTTGCTGACACGGACAAGGCCCTTACGGCCATGCTCGACGCGCGCGAGGCGTTCTTCCAGACCATCGTTGCCAATAACCCCAGCCAGCAGGTTTTTTTGCGCGGCTGGATCAACCGCGTGGACGATCTGCGGCGCTACGTGCGGGGGCTGTGA
- a CDS encoding 3TM-type holin, with translation MFGFLGNIFGKVLDKVSPDRAATREAQSRINEAEVAGAPASRLRLWRSALGWVLGALFCWEVVGRPIVVTYWPDTTLPPSMLKEISTILLGMLGLGF, from the coding sequence ATGTTTGGATTTCTTGGAAACATTTTTGGCAAGGTACTGGACAAGGTTTCTCCCGACCGCGCGGCAACTCGCGAAGCCCAGAGTCGCATCAATGAAGCCGAAGTTGCTGGCGCACCGGCCAGCCGCTTGCGCTTGTGGCGTTCGGCATTGGGATGGGTGCTCGGCGCGCTGTTTTGTTGGGAGGTTGTGGGGCGGCCAATAGTCGTGACGTACTGGCCGGACACAACACTCCCGCCGTCGATGCTCAAAGAGATATCTACAATCCTGCTCGGCATGTTGGGCCTGGGGTTTTGA
- a CDS encoding terminase large subunit domain-containing protein, producing MAGIKVTIPYTPRPLQRRFHDERTRFCVLLCHRRFGKTVAAINDLVRQALRTDRNDWRSAYAAPFFSQAKSVAWDYLKQFTRPIPDVRFNESELRCDLPNGARIRLFGTDNANALRGMYLDDLVLDEPADMNRVVWTQVLRPMLADRQGRALFCGTPQGMENLLYDVWQQAGEDETGLWSRFRFPASETGYLPQAELDAARRGMEEAEYLQEFECSFSAAIKGAYYAALLDEAESAGRIRDILIDSEMPVNTAWDLGMDDSTAIWFFQVEPGGDWRVVDYYEASGEALAHYAKVLQDKGYLYGVHIAPHDIRVRELGTGKSRWETARELGINFVIAPSLPVSDGIDAVRRKLPRCWFDKKRCSAGLKALRSYRREWRQEFNVYASRPRHDWTSHGADSFRYAATGFRPPHDLGNAPRKARTSYDLWSQ from the coding sequence ATGGCAGGAATAAAGGTCACGATTCCTTACACGCCGCGCCCGCTTCAGCGGCGGTTTCACGACGAGCGCACGCGCTTCTGCGTGCTGCTCTGCCATCGCCGCTTCGGAAAGACTGTGGCTGCCATCAATGATCTGGTGCGTCAGGCATTGCGTACAGACCGTAATGATTGGCGATCAGCTTATGCTGCGCCATTTTTCAGCCAGGCTAAATCCGTTGCCTGGGACTATCTCAAGCAGTTCACCCGCCCAATACCTGATGTGCGGTTTAACGAGTCGGAATTGCGCTGCGACCTGCCAAACGGTGCGCGCATCAGGCTTTTTGGCACAGACAATGCCAATGCTCTGCGTGGCATGTATCTGGATGATCTGGTTCTGGATGAGCCTGCCGACATGAACCGCGTAGTGTGGACGCAGGTATTGCGGCCAATGCTGGCAGACCGCCAAGGGCGCGCTCTTTTTTGCGGCACGCCCCAGGGTATGGAAAACCTGCTTTATGATGTCTGGCAGCAGGCAGGAGAAGACGAAACCGGCCTGTGGTCGCGTTTCCGCTTTCCTGCTTCCGAGACGGGGTACTTGCCCCAGGCGGAGCTTGATGCGGCCCGCCGGGGAATGGAAGAAGCCGAATACCTGCAAGAGTTTGAATGCTCGTTCTCGGCGGCAATCAAGGGGGCGTACTACGCCGCCCTGCTTGATGAGGCCGAATCCGCAGGCCGTATCCGTGATATTCTGATTGACTCCGAAATGCCCGTAAACACGGCTTGGGACTTGGGCATGGATGATTCAACTGCCATCTGGTTTTTTCAGGTGGAGCCGGGTGGAGACTGGCGCGTTGTGGATTACTACGAGGCTTCAGGCGAGGCGCTGGCTCACTATGCCAAGGTTTTGCAGGACAAAGGATATCTCTACGGCGTCCACATCGCCCCCCACGATATCCGCGTGCGTGAACTCGGTACGGGCAAGAGCCGATGGGAGACAGCGCGCGAACTCGGAATCAATTTTGTCATCGCCCCATCTTTGCCTGTTTCAGACGGTATTGACGCTGTGCGCCGCAAGCTCCCCCGTTGCTGGTTCGACAAAAAGCGTTGCAGTGCCGGCCTTAAAGCCTTGCGCAGCTACCGCCGTGAGTGGCGGCAGGAGTTCAACGTCTATGCCTCTCGTCCCCGCCACGACTGGACAAGCCACGGTGCGGATTCGTTCCGCTATGCAGCCACTGGCTTCCGCCCGCCGCATGATTTGGGCAACGCTCCCCGCAAGGCCCGCACTTCTTACGACCTGTGGAGCCAGTAG